A stretch of Cryptococcus neoformans var. neoformans JEC21 chromosome 10 sequence DNA encodes these proteins:
- a CDS encoding LIM-homeobox protein, putative, translating to MSVPAPQQGHPNSLDGYRGYDQQRQPVTGPSNYGRETYIPVSNGYAAYPPNQAGDGSQPARIPIQPHIPPEPHTYQRSYQSQPAAYMHPYAADMHQGMPSYSYGADVAPTYQFGSLPAAPQSLLPQQSTRPMTAHAGDTVPFGEDGPKDGNDTLNTLEGLQVKHRRRTTPEQLKVLEFWYDINPKPDNQLREQLAAQLGMTKRNVQVWFQNRRAKMKGLAKKEAEGQESKKSPENQEGTSSAIGPSPPLTDSAVSSSHFNLLPPPASVNMGRRASLANGEAAKIEIFVAKRAAAQKREEVLYNVGDAGANSPALGQAHAARRGSVPYPTPLASVPPASTSPLSPKFSPAIRGPSTLHMAAVRNNTRRSSIPGVSQLITSGPFTPPRVVSNQHQTAAQSKGTRELSPIQDHEVYDTYDAEFQPWSSDFPPNMHLPPAEGFHDGRPFSHDSPLPNPAFSFGSAPQGLDMHGIASMGQLDERQQQMFMMMQQRGRLGSIASIGTMGTETGTEGGESSKGEWLVDGPEGFDPDTRRASAPADLLHQIGLMGFAALPNGAPAPIRPSPLNAHFVPDSFQSTPPYYPPSTSSSSTYSFPLHPSSDSLSIESPTTAHFEAPKPGSRGEQAHQPQTQSQLQQNHRNLEPGNRMPSYTSTTASHWPNSDVSPYSNHSISYTGYQDGWNPSPQQQAFQQQHLTPSGEHTPNMGVGVGGGADAGADAGMSIGLGHPSNPHLGHHRDPSPAQQLQVAASVDEKTPTADPPLPQPLGHPGSNSNSLDSRNGQEGGVTGGNEEGKDQFLYFSESGGHDAVNVLV from the exons ATGTCAGTCCCAGCTCCGCAACAAGGACACCCCAACAGCTTGGATGGTTACCGGGGATATGACCAACAAAGGCAACCTGTTACTGGACCAAGCAACTATGGTCGAGAGACTTATATCCCTGTCAGCAATGGCTATGCGGCTTATCCGCCTAATCAAGCCGGCGACGGCTCGCAGCCTGCTCGCATCCCGATCCAACCACACATTCCTCCCGAACCCCATACCTACCAACGCTCCTACCAGTCCCAACCAGCCGCATACATGCATCCTTATGCTGCCGACATGCATCAGGGGATGCCATCGTATAGCTATGGCGCAGATGTGGCGCCAACTTACCAGTTTGGCTCCTTACCTGCCGCTCCGCAATCGCTTTTGCCGCAACAGTCGACACGACCAATGACGGCTCATGCGGGGGATACAGTGCCGTTTGGGGAGGATGGCCcaaaggatggaaatgATACGCTTAACACCCTTGAA GGTTTGCAAGTGAAGCATCGTCGAAGGACTACACCTGAGCAGCTCAAAGTCCTCGAATTTTGGTATGATATCAATCCCAAGCCGGATAATCAGTTGAGAGAACAGTTGGCGGCGCAATTAGGAATGACAAAGAGGAATGTCCAAGTTTGGTTCCAAAATCG TCGTGCAAAGATGAAAGGTTtagccaagaaggaagctgaGGGACAGGAGAGTAAGAAGTCCCCAGAAAACCAAGAAGGCACATCATCCGCCATTGGCCCATCACCCCCACTAACAGACTCTGCCGTTTCGTCATCGCATttcaaccttctcccccCTCCAGCATCTGTCAACATGGGTCGACGTGCATCTCTTGCCAACGGTGAAGCCGCCAAGATTGAAATATTCGTCGCTAAGCGCGCTGCCGCCCAAAAACGAGAGGAAGTGCTTTATAATGTCGGCGACGCCGGGGCAAATTCTCCTGCTCTCGGCCAAGCTCACGCTGCCAGGCGAGGCAGTGTACCTTACCCCACCCCTCTGGCATCCGTCCCGCCAGCTTCGACTTCTCCTTTATCCCCCAAGTTTTCCCCAGCAATCAGGGGTCCGTCGACATTACACATGGCGGCAGTGCGTAACAATACTCGTCGTTCGAGTATACCAGGTGTCTCCCAACTCATCACTAGTGGACCATTCACCCCTCCTCGCGTGGTTTCGAACCAACACCAGACCGCTGCTCAGAGTAAAGGTACACGCGAACTCAGCCCGATTCAGGATCATGAAGTCTACGACACTTATGACGCTGAATTCCAACCGTGGTCGAGCGATTTCCCTCCTAACATGCACCTTCCACCTGCAGAGGGCTTTCATGACGGACGTCCTTTCTCCCACGACTCTCCCTTACCGAATCCTGCATTCTCTTTCGGTTCCGCCCCTCAGGGCCTTGATATGCACGGGATTGCCTCGATGGGTCAATTGGATGAGAGGCAACAGCAGATGTTTATGATGATGCAACAACGAGGTCGACTCGGTTCAATAGCATCAATAGGGACCATGGGGACCGAGACTGGGACGGAAGGAGGGGAATCGTCCAAAGGGGAGTGGTTGGTTGATGGGCCAGAAGGGTTTGATCCTGATACTCGGAGGGCTTCTGC ACCCGCAGATCTTTTACATCAGATTGGTCTTATGGGATTTGCGGCACTACCTAATGGCGCGCCCGCGCCCATCCGACCGTCTCCGCTGAATGCCCACTTCGTTCCTGACTCTTTCCAATCTACACCCCCTTACTACCCTCCTtccacatcatcctcttccacttaCTCTTTCCCCTTGCACCCTTCCTCCGATTCTCTTTCTATTGAGTCTCCTACCACGGCACATTTTGAAGCGCCCAAGCCTGGGTCAAGAGGTGAACAAGCCCACCAACCGCAAACGCAGTCGCAGTTACAACAAAATCACCGTAACCTAGAGCCAGGGAATCGAATGCCAAGCTACACTAGTACAACGGCTTCTCACTGGCCTAATAGCGATGTTTCACCGTATAGCAACCACTCCATATCCTATACAGGGTATCAAGACGGATGGAACCCAAGccctcaacaacaagcatTCCAACAGCAACATTTAACTCCTTCAGGAGAACACACTCCCAACATGGGCGTGGGCGTTGGTGGCGGTGCGGACGCGGGTGCGGATGCGGGTATGAGCATCGGTCTCGGCCACCCCAGCAACCCTCATCTCGGACATCATCGAGATCCCAGTCCTGCTCAACAGCTGCAAGTCGCCGCGTCGGTGGACGAAAAG